In Toxoplasma gondii ME49 chromosome II, whole genome shotgun sequence, the genomic stretch CAAGTTCGTCAACCTGGAGCTGGTCCGATAGcagatatacatgtatgtatccgaattttttctcttctgtcttgaCGCAGTTCCCGGCGAGTAAAGTGACCCTTCGTGTCTTGTCTCGAAGACTCGcgttctgtcgccttcgcttcaGGATGCAAAGAATTTTTTTCATCGCAGCCACCGtcgccgctgtcgctctgGCTGTCTCGCCAGCGGCGGCAGAACGGGACGCGACGATCGATGCGGTCGTGTTTGAGTGCGAGGAAGGTCTCTCTTCCATCACGGTTGCTCTGGACTCAGAGACTCCCGCGGgtctgtttgcatgcgccgcaGGCGCAACACTGTGGCCTCAGGGCGACGTCGCGCTGGACGGGTCCTGCACAGAAACCGTCGTTCTTGACGACTACTTCAAAGGCGCCAAGCTGGAACGGGTAGTGCTCAAAGTGGAAGACTCGTCGAGCACCAGGACCGCGTCTGAGGACCCGCGTGGAGAGATTGTGGCAGTCCAGCCGTGCGAGCTGAACGGCAACAACGGGCCGTGCGATGCATCCTTTTTTGGTGACCCCCCGTCAGAGGAGAACTCCAGCGAACCTTCCGGTCTGAACTTTCTGGAGGAAGGTGTGAGTCCTTCCTGGGACGAAGATACAGAGGTCAGCCTCTCGCTCGAGGAGCCAGTCGACTCGGAGAACTCAGAGCACTTGTGGGTTGCGCTGGAGAAAgcgggaggcgaagaggtcGCACTCCAAAGTCGGCAAGAGCAATGGGTCGCGTACCGGCTGAGTGTTCCGGAAAAATCGCTGGCGAACAAAAGTCTGTGCTACAAGTGTCTCTCGTACGAAACAGACACCCCGAGCGTCTGCAACGTCCGCATCGACGTCCGCGTGGACGCTGGAGGAAAATCTCCGCCTTCTGAACAGTCTGGCGCCGAGTTGCCTGAAGAACTCCCTTCTGCGGACGTTGCTGAAACCGGCGAAGCTGCGGAGCTGCCCCGCGCACTCAGAGCCGGAGTTTCCCCGCGAGCGCTGGCGGACTTGAGACCAAATGCTCGGggtgcagaaaagaaagatgCTGCGCCGAAGAAACAGCTGACAGAGGAGGAGCCCCCACAGGCTTCGGGGAAAGCAGCCGGTGCAAGTGGAGCAAATGGAGCgccaagagaaaacgcaaccGAAAAGGAACGAAAACTGCCGGAGAAACCCGCCGCGGCAGTGGCACGTGGTGAAGACTCGTCACTGGAGGGAAAAGCGCCGGAGGAGGCTGGTGCGCTAGAAAAAGGAGATGAGGCCATTGAAGGCAAAAAGCGTCCAGATGTGGCAGCGCTgtcagagagagcagaaagaaaaagtgaaCCGATTCGGACACCTGGGCGAGCCTCGCCTCCCGCGTCGAGTCCAGCACTTAGGACATCGGCACCCTCAGACACAGCGCTAGCAAGCTCAGGTCCTCCTGAGGCTTTACctctggagaaagaagagatcGATGCCCCGAGAtcagaggggaaagagggaCTCAAGACCGAACTCGCGACACCCGCCGGACAAGTGAAACCTACGGGCGGACCCTCACAGCCTGAGAAACCACTGGAAACTGCGACCGTAGCCCCACCGGCGAAGACACAACCGGAAACTACGACCGTAGCCCCACCGGCGAAGACACAACCGGAAACTACGACCGTAGCCCCACCGGCGAAGACACAACCGGAAACTACGACCGTAGCCCCACCGGCGAAGACACAACCGGAAACTACGACCGTAGCCCCACCGGCGAAGACACAACCGGAAACTGCGACCGTACCCCCACCGGCGAAGACACAACCGGAAACTACGACCGCACCCCCACCGGCGAAGACACAACCGGAAACTACGACCGTAGCCCCACCGGCGAAGACACAACCGGAAACTACGACCGTAGCCCCACCGGCGAAGACACAACCGGAAACTACGACCGTAGCCCCACCGGCGAAGACACAACCGGAAACTGCGACCGTAGCCCCACCGGCGAAGACACAACCGGGAACTACGACCGCACCCCCACATACAGAGAAACAAGTGGAACCTACGGCTGCTGGAGGTCCGACTGGAGAACGAGGGTCAGAGCCGGGCGAGAGTGAAGGGCAAGGCAGTTCCCATgggagcgagaaagacggTTCAAGCTCGTCTCCGTCCACACGCGCCTCTGGCGCAGAACAGAGCCCACAGAACAGCTCTGGTGGAGAGGGAGGGTCTCAGTCCACTTCACCAGGCGAGACGGGACAGAGCGGAAAGGTGGTTTGCAGCACCGGACAAGTACAGCACGTGACGACTGAAGCATTCAAAACAGTAATGTTCCAGTGCGGCGCTGGGTTGATTTTGGATCCGCCTTTCTCAGCCACAACGCCCCTTGTCTTTGACTATGTGTACCACACCTGCACGCAACATGTCGCCCTCACCAGCATTCTGCCTGGAGCTCGTTTTCTTGCGGACGAAGCTAAAGGAGACGACTCGTCAACGACTTACAGACTCACACTGGACGCCGGCCCCCCGCAAGCCACGACGCTATGCTACAAATGTGTTCCCCCGAAAAGACGTCCGGATCAATCAGTGTTCACACCAGGTTGTGCTTTGATTGTCACTGTAGCGGCTGACCCGAACGCAAGTGCAGCCAGTGCTCGCGCAACTTGGACCGCGCTGACACTCTTTTCAGCGTTTGTTGTCGCATTCCGTTTCGCTGTGAACTAATAATATGGAACGGGCTTCCCTTTAATTCGCCTGAGAGCTCCAGGAGTTGGGCCGCTTCCGTAGGTCTGTGAGGCTCGCTCGCGTCGCCGCAGGTCGTTCGAGACACACGCGTTGTTCTGTGATCATGTGGTTGTCATGAGGGATTGATGGAGGCAGAACAAGTGCTGCACCCGGACTTTCAGGATGCGTGAGGGGGTGTAGAACGACTTGTGACAAGTGTGGTTGcagtcttctgcttcctgccAACTCTTTCGTGACTTTTTTTCGCAAGGAGCAGAAAATCGCATGTGTGGTGCAATTTACATTCAGGGACAGAGACGTCTCGGTATGCATCCCTGATTTCGATGCAGTCTACCACTAGAAACGGAAAATGCCACTGCATCGATCCCTGTGTTTTTTGCCGGATACGTCTCCAGGGTTAGGCTGGAACCTTTTTTGAGTCGCGACCCCGCGTCTGTGGAGCCATGTGAATTAAAGTTCACAGCATTGTGCAGGCTCGTTCGTCATGCTGAATGCGACCACTCAGTGTGGGTGGCACTTCCCTTGTCGGAGGCGCAACTCAGGTTCGACGGCATGTGTGTGCTCGAAACATTCTGGATATGACGGGGGATCAACCTGCGTAGACAGTGTACCCGTGATCTCGTTGCGACAGCTCTATAATTGAAATATGCGGCGGTATGCGACGGAGCAGGTGCTACGGGAAACGGTCTACTCGGCACCTTATCTTGTGTTGAGGGCTGTTGTATATAGTTGAAAACTGCAGTGAAATGCAAAGGTGAATCTGGCAGCGTAAATGTTTACGTAACCTTTCTTGTCGGAAGCGCGCTTGGATACCCAAGTCACCGGTGTAACCGACGGGGAAACTATCAATGGAGACAGCTTCCTTCGCACTTGCATTTGTGTGGGGGTTGCCTGTATTATTGAAACGTGAAGTGGAATCTGACAAAACTCGCATatgttttccttcttgcaCTATGTGCCGGTCCTCATCTCTCCGGCAGAAACAAAACACTGCCTGAACACAGCTGGGATGAACCAGTAACGATCTTCCGGGCGTCTTCCGTTGACTGAAACAGCCTCAAGCGACTCACGGTCGCTGCAGAGGTTCTAGTTTTTTGACTCTCGCCCGGAATTCCGCCGGGCGTTGCTGACAAGACTTTGCTGTTGTTTTGTGGCTCTCTGGCGGTTTGAAGCGGAGAATGTCTCGGCGGAACTTTCGGTGTCCGATTACACATGCGAATGACGATGGTTCGCGGGGAACCAACGAAACAGCCAAAAGTGCTGCTCGTTGAGGCACTTCAGTCGTTCGAACAAAGAAACATGCATACAGTCCGCGGCTGTGAAGTGCTGTGCCTCGCGTGAATGGTGACCTCGAGTGACAACACCAGCAGCGGCTGACCGATGAGGAGTAAATAAAGCACGTTACCATATTGAAATGTAACACCATCGATTGTCTCAGATGTGAACTTGCACAACTATCGCCTTACGAAACAAGGTGGCGGACAGATCTAAACGACCATGTGTTGCTTTcggagaggaggcgcgctATCAGGGCAGGGAGCAAAGGAACGCTAGCAGCACTCTTGAAAAACACCAGGCCGAGCAGGAATGGATTTTTTAAAAAGAAGCTGAGGCTTATGTATAGGAAGGAGTCCGCACTTCAAAGGCGTCTATTTCGGGGCAGTGAGACACTCGCAGCGAGCGCAGTGTAACTGACGGTCAAGGAAGAAACGTCCGTGAACGAGCAGATTTCCATAGTACAGATAGGTTCGGAGGTAGTCGGAGTCTAGTCGATGTCAATACAGGCTCTTCAACTTATTCATGTAATCGGTTTGTTTGTATTCGGTTATATCAGAGAGCCTTTGCATCTGTTAATTCCTAC encodes the following:
- the SRS13 gene encoding SAG-related sequence SRS13 (encoded by transcript TGME49_222370~Gene product name based on ToxoDB Community Expert Annotation.~Predicted trans-membrane domain (TMHMM2.0):38-58) → MYPNFFSSVLTQFPASKVTLRVLSRRLAFCRLRFRMQRIFFIAATVAAVALAVSPAAAERDATIDAVVFECEEGLSSITVALDSETPAGLFACAAGATLWPQGDVALDGSCTETVVLDDYFKGAKLERVVLKVEDSSSTRTASEDPRGEIVAVQPCELNGNNGPCDASFFGDPPSEENSSEPSGLNFLEEGVSPSWDEDTEVSLSLEEPVDSENSEHLWVALEKAGGEEVALQSRQEQWVAYRLSVPEKSLANKSLCYKCLSYETDTPSVCNVRIDVRVDAGGKSPPSEQSGAELPEELPSADVAETGEAAELPRALRAGVSPRALADLRPNARGAEKKDAAPKKQLTEEEPPQASGKAAGASGANGAPRENATEKERKLPEKPAAAVARGEDSSLEGKAPEEAGALEKGDEAIEGKKRPDVAALSERAERKSEPIRTPGRASPPASSPALRTSAPSDTALASSGPPEALPLEKEEIDAPRSEGKEGLKTELATPAGQVKPTGGPSQPEKPLETATVAPPAKTQPETTTVAPPAKTQPETTTVAPPAKTQPETTTVAPPAKTQPETTTVAPPAKTQPETATVPPPAKTQPETTTAPPPAKTQPETTTVAPPAKTQPETTTVAPPAKTQPETTTVAPPAKTQPETATVAPPAKTQPGTTTAPPHTEKQVEPTAAGGPTGERGSEPGESEGQGSSHGSEKDGSSSSPSTRASGAEQSPQNSSGGEGGSQSTSPGETGQSGKVVCSTGQVQHVTTEAFKTVMFQCGAGLILDPPFSATTPLVFDYVYHTCTQHVALTSILPGARFLADEAKGDDSSTTYRLTLDAGPPQATTLCYKCVPPKRRPDQSVFTPGCALIVTVAADPNASAASARATWTALTLFSAFVVAFRFAVN